Proteins from a genomic interval of Sphingobacterium sp. SYP-B4668:
- a CDS encoding DUF2062 domain-containing protein, with the protein MGEFSSHLTDKCEQDICIIVPTYNNERTLARVLDEVLAYSLPIIVINDGSTDTTPFILQQYPQIKQLHLPTNKGKGNALRVGFAQAKALGYDYAITIDSDGQHFAKDIPAFISEIQGRQHPVLLIGSRNMTHESVPKNSSFGNRFSNFWFWFETGIKLTDTQSGFRAYPLAALPSRLYTDKFEFEIEVIVRAAWKGIEVKNVPIEVLYDPEERVSHFRPFKDFVRISILNTVLVCITLLWIKPRDFFLNFKKKSFRTFLREDVWGTTDSPLTKSFSIALGVFMGIAPFWGFQTAIVITLAIAFRLNKGLAFLFSNISIPPFIPVIVYGSLQTGALLLGDGFDPFYAFELNWQGLKEHAVQYVVGSFTLALGAASLFGVASFVLFSICSRKINLSE; encoded by the coding sequence ATGGGGGAGTTCAGTAGTCATTTGACGGATAAATGTGAGCAGGATATCTGTATTATTGTACCAACATATAATAATGAACGGACACTTGCCCGTGTATTGGACGAAGTGCTTGCGTACTCGCTACCCATTATCGTAATCAACGATGGGTCCACGGATACTACTCCTTTTATACTCCAACAGTATCCACAGATTAAGCAACTTCATCTCCCTACGAACAAGGGAAAAGGAAATGCGCTACGAGTAGGATTTGCACAGGCCAAGGCACTGGGGTATGATTATGCTATTACCATAGACTCGGATGGTCAACACTTTGCGAAGGACATTCCAGCATTTATATCTGAGATTCAAGGACGTCAGCACCCCGTTCTTCTGATTGGAAGTCGCAATATGACACATGAATCAGTCCCAAAGAACAGCAGTTTTGGGAATCGGTTTTCGAATTTCTGGTTTTGGTTTGAGACAGGAATTAAACTGACTGATACACAATCCGGCTTTAGAGCTTATCCATTGGCAGCATTGCCCTCCAGGTTATACACCGATAAGTTTGAATTTGAGATTGAAGTCATTGTCCGTGCCGCATGGAAAGGTATTGAGGTGAAGAATGTACCCATTGAGGTGCTTTATGATCCGGAGGAACGGGTTTCACATTTTAGGCCCTTTAAGGATTTTGTGCGAATCAGCATCCTGAATACCGTGTTGGTCTGCATTACCTTACTGTGGATCAAGCCGAGAGATTTCTTTCTCAACTTTAAAAAAAAAAGTTTTAGAACCTTTTTAAGAGAAGATGTTTGGGGGACCACGGATTCTCCACTTACTAAATCTTTCTCCATAGCATTGGGCGTGTTTATGGGAATTGCCCCATTTTGGGGATTTCAAACAGCGATTGTAATTACCCTGGCAATCGCTTTTCGGTTGAATAAGGGATTGGCATTCTTGTTTTCTAATATCAGTATTCCACCTTTTATTCCTGTAATTGTATATGGGTCTTTACAGACAGGGGCCCTCTTGTTGGGCGACGGGTTTGATCCTTTTTATGCCTTTGAACTCAATTGGCAGGGATTAAAGGAGCATGCGGTACAATATGTGGTCGGTAGCTTTACGTTAGCTTTGGGGGCTGCATCATTGTTCGGTGTCGCCAGTTTTGTTTTATTCTCGATATGCAGTCGAAAAATTAATTTATCTGAATAA
- a CDS encoding 1-acyl-sn-glycerol-3-phosphate acyltransferase: MHRLFYGIYKFVDQHKLVSIGVALAFLLGTGIVASKIQFEEDITRIIPKSERSDMTSKVLKQLNFSDKIAVIIENRAPEQTTELSDIADAFLDSLSTLSNYYTSVQGRVGQEDVEQTIDFVYQHLPLFLDSADYSFIHRRLWPDSIKSQVAANFNNLISPSGMVTGRFIQQDPLGLTWIALQKLQKQHVGDYFILLNDYITSSDSSAIVLFISPKYSGAETAHNTLFVKGLEQIRDSLNTTFQGKTDISYFGASLVAVANAKQIKSDIVTTVLISMSVLMVLLIVFYRRLLVPVLIFIPTIFSSVFAIACLALLKPTISAISLSIGAVLIGITIDYALHILTHYKRQTSIESLFKEITKPLIMSSATNAVVFLCLLFVKSEALVDLGIFASINIFFSAIFSLVIIPHLYKPKQELERSSWIDRLARFPFDKSKVLIGACLILIVASCFTFDKVQFNNDLSSLNYFPKALKQAELKLDTLAASAEKSVYVVSYGTSFDEAMDRHSALTTVLKEQKATGAIVNYSGVGELVMSSATQKLKYSNWTHFWQVNRFDAVKRELIAAGQHYGFKTNAHQSFYEMVEKKPDRLLSFADYQLVDAMGVKEFVSHQDGLFTIAALVKMEEKQRDAFVIRIEQEPYTIVVDRKNLSETFLGQLNADFNNLINYSFIAILIILWLFFRRIELVLLSAIPIGLTALVTAGLMGIFGLEFNIFSAIVCTLVFGHGVDFSIFMTSALQKEYTDGEDGLPAYRTSILLAVLTTILAIGALVFAKHPALISISTVSLVGVFAAVIVTFVFYPILFRSFITNRARKGLSPITLRLFIFSILFFIYYGFATLFSSLIGRVVLKGLPISKQRRQDLFSKLMAKYMWSVLHLNPFVKNKFFNPYQETFDRPAVIVANHTSFLDTLTIGQYAWRIIFLVNKWVWNSPVFGKVVRAAGFYPVMDGVEDSIDVLKEKIAMGYSLMVFPEGTRSYDNTVKRFHKGAFFLAERLQVDIVPMYIHGNSEVMPKGDFVVYDGTISVRIGKRIAYDDTSIGDQYSIRTKRITQIFRQEFQELRTTLENEDYFRKKLLLSYLYKEEEIYQQVKRNLTQYSKEYYALNNVFAADETIVHWAADHGELDYLLLLQQSGRKIYSYIASEQKRQVAKLNYLKIHRHLHFTDSLGEQASTLLISKPLLPDAIELEKMVRFSKIVIFQNQGIRFLLPKAGYVEEHSAGVIAVFNKANVIG, from the coding sequence ATGCATCGTCTGTTTTACGGCATATATAAGTTTGTAGATCAGCATAAACTGGTGTCTATCGGTGTGGCGCTAGCTTTTTTGCTAGGAACTGGAATCGTGGCTTCCAAGATTCAATTTGAAGAGGATATTACCCGTATTATCCCCAAGAGTGAACGTAGCGATATGACCTCTAAGGTCTTGAAGCAACTCAATTTTTCAGATAAGATTGCGGTTATTATTGAAAATAGAGCACCCGAACAGACAACTGAGTTGTCCGATATCGCAGATGCTTTCCTAGATTCCCTATCCACTCTTAGCAACTATTACACATCTGTGCAAGGTCGGGTAGGACAAGAGGATGTCGAGCAGACAATTGATTTTGTCTACCAGCATTTACCCCTATTTTTGGATTCGGCTGACTATAGTTTCATTCATCGGCGCTTATGGCCAGATAGTATCAAGAGTCAGGTAGCGGCTAATTTTAACAATTTAATCTCACCCAGTGGGATGGTCACGGGACGTTTTATTCAGCAAGACCCATTGGGATTGACTTGGATAGCTTTGCAGAAACTGCAAAAACAACATGTTGGCGATTATTTTATACTTCTAAACGATTATATCACCTCATCTGATTCGAGTGCGATTGTTCTATTTATCAGTCCCAAATACAGTGGTGCTGAGACTGCCCACAATACATTGTTTGTAAAAGGTCTCGAGCAAATCCGGGATAGCTTGAATACTACGTTCCAAGGAAAGACCGATATTTCGTACTTCGGAGCTTCATTAGTAGCGGTGGCGAATGCCAAACAGATCAAAAGTGACATCGTCACTACGGTATTGATTTCGATGTCGGTACTCATGGTACTCCTGATTGTTTTTTACAGGCGACTACTCGTTCCGGTTCTTATTTTTATTCCGACTATTTTTTCGAGTGTTTTTGCCATTGCGTGTCTAGCGTTGCTCAAACCAACAATATCGGCCATATCATTAAGTATTGGAGCTGTGCTTATCGGCATCACAATTGACTATGCCCTGCATATATTAACCCATTATAAACGGCAAACGTCGATCGAAAGCCTATTTAAAGAAATAACGAAGCCTTTGATTATGAGTAGTGCCACCAATGCTGTGGTATTTTTGTGCCTGCTCTTTGTAAAATCTGAAGCTTTGGTCGATCTTGGAATTTTTGCATCTATCAATATATTCTTCTCCGCTATTTTTTCGCTGGTTATCATACCGCATCTGTATAAACCAAAGCAGGAATTGGAGCGCTCTTCCTGGATAGATAGATTGGCTCGATTTCCTTTTGATAAAAGTAAGGTCCTCATCGGGGCATGCTTGATTCTGATTGTAGCGAGCTGTTTTACTTTCGACAAGGTGCAGTTCAATAACGATTTATCTTCGCTCAATTATTTTCCAAAAGCACTTAAGCAAGCCGAGCTGAAATTGGATACACTCGCCGCATCGGCAGAGAAATCAGTGTATGTCGTGTCATATGGAACCAGTTTCGATGAGGCGATGGATCGCCACAGCGCATTGACAACAGTGCTGAAGGAGCAGAAGGCTACGGGAGCAATTGTGAATTATTCAGGTGTGGGGGAATTGGTGATGTCATCAGCAACACAAAAATTAAAATATAGTAATTGGACACACTTTTGGCAGGTCAATAGATTTGATGCCGTCAAGCGAGAACTGATAGCCGCTGGACAACACTATGGTTTTAAGACTAATGCGCATCAGTCGTTCTATGAAATGGTCGAAAAGAAACCAGACCGCTTACTGTCTTTTGCTGATTATCAGTTGGTAGATGCGATGGGCGTAAAGGAATTTGTGTCTCACCAAGATGGCTTGTTCACAATAGCTGCTTTGGTGAAAATGGAGGAAAAGCAAAGGGATGCATTTGTTATACGCATAGAGCAGGAACCTTATACCATAGTGGTGGATCGGAAGAATTTGAGCGAGACATTTCTAGGACAGTTGAATGCAGATTTCAACAACCTGATTAATTATTCGTTTATAGCTATTCTGATTATTCTATGGCTCTTCTTCCGTCGTATCGAACTCGTCTTACTGAGCGCCATCCCGATTGGCTTGACAGCGCTTGTGACGGCTGGTTTGATGGGGATATTTGGTCTGGAGTTCAACATCTTTAGTGCCATCGTATGTACATTAGTATTCGGTCACGGGGTAGACTTTAGCATTTTCATGACAAGCGCACTTCAAAAGGAGTATACGGATGGAGAAGATGGATTGCCCGCATATCGGACCTCCATATTGCTGGCAGTATTGACTACTATCTTGGCGATAGGGGCATTGGTATTCGCAAAGCATCCGGCTTTGATTTCCATTTCGACGGTATCCCTAGTCGGAGTATTTGCCGCCGTAATTGTGACCTTTGTCTTCTATCCGATTTTGTTCCGGTCGTTCATTACTAACCGGGCGAGGAAGGGGCTTTCTCCTATTACGCTACGGTTATTCATTTTCAGTATTTTATTTTTTATCTACTACGGGTTTGCTACTCTGTTCTCGTCCCTTATCGGTCGGGTAGTGCTGAAAGGGCTTCCTATCTCGAAGCAACGTAGACAAGACCTATTTTCTAAGTTGATGGCAAAATACATGTGGTCGGTGCTACATCTCAATCCATTTGTCAAAAATAAATTCTTCAATCCCTATCAGGAGACTTTTGATAGACCGGCCGTTATTGTTGCCAACCATACCTCCTTTTTGGACACATTGACGATTGGACAGTATGCTTGGCGTATTATCTTTTTGGTCAACAAATGGGTGTGGAATTCGCCTGTATTCGGAAAGGTGGTGCGGGCAGCCGGATTTTATCCCGTCATGGACGGAGTGGAAGATAGTATAGACGTGCTGAAGGAAAAGATAGCAATGGGTTACTCGCTGATGGTCTTTCCTGAAGGGACACGTTCGTATGATAATACGGTCAAAAGATTCCATAAAGGCGCATTCTTTTTGGCAGAACGTCTGCAAGTGGATATTGTACCCATGTATATCCATGGGAATTCAGAGGTAATGCCCAAAGGTGATTTTGTCGTGTATGATGGAACAATTTCCGTCCGCATTGGAAAGCGTATTGCATATGACGATACGAGCATTGGCGACCAATATAGTATTCGCACCAAGCGCATTACGCAAATTTTTCGACAGGAATTCCAGGAACTCCGAACAACTCTGGAAAATGAAGACTATTTTAGAAAGAAACTGTTATTGAGTTATTTATATAAAGAGGAAGAAATCTATCAACAGGTCAAAAGGAATCTAACCCAGTATTCGAAGGAGTATTATGCTTTAAATAATGTTTTTGCGGCAGATGAGACTATCGTACATTGGGCTGCTGATCATGGAGAATTGGATTACCTGCTTCTCTTGCAGCAATCCGGTCGAAAAATATATAGCTATATAGCCAGTGAACAAAAGCGGCAGGTAGCCAAATTAAACTATTTGAAGATACACCGTCATTTGCACTTCACAGATTCTTTAGGAGAGCAGGCGAGCACACTATTGATATCCAAGCCTCTTTTGCCTGATGCAATAGAATTGGAAAAAATGGTGCGGTTTAGTAAAATTGTAATATTCCAAAATCAGGGAATTAGATTTTTACTTCCAAAAGCGGGGTATGTAGAGGAACACTCAGCGGGTGTAATTGCTGTTTTTAATAAAGCGAACGTCATTGGATAA